One stretch of Oncorhynchus gorbuscha isolate QuinsamMale2020 ecotype Even-year linkage group LG21, OgorEven_v1.0, whole genome shotgun sequence DNA includes these proteins:
- the LOC124008750 gene encoding mannose-binding protein C-like yields the protein MAMPRLFLSILLNSQLTVFLPSEAQKQTPPPHTSSPSCPAYPGVPGIPGHNGLPGRDGRDGHDGVTGPKGEKGHPGGIGVQGPPGDVGPAGPKGEIGEPGDAGGNSVISHLLAEIQQLKARQANLEKAASFRVFQKAGDKYLVSNGVLGSFDEGLKFCNNVGATLVMPRNDVENQALSKFIVGASYGFLGATDRKTEGVWVDLNDEPLTYLDWHSGEPNSGGNGIEDCIATTTSGP from the exons ATGGCGATGCCCCGGTTGTTTCTCAGCATTCTGCTGAACTCACAATTGACTGTGTTCCTGCCAAGTGAAGCCCAAAAGCAAACCCCTCCCCCTCACACTTCCAGCCCGAGCTGCCCAGCTTATCCCGGTGTCCCTGGCATACCTGGTCATAACGGTCTGcctgggagagatgggagggacgGGCATGACGGAGTCACAGGACCCAAGGGAGAGAAAGGACACCCTG GAGGAATAGGGGTACAGGGACCCCCTGGTGATGTGGGGCCAGCTGGACCTAAGGGGGAGATAGGGGAGCCAGGAG ATGCAGGAGGCAACAGTGTGATCAGCCATTTACTCGCTGAGATCCAACAGCTCAAAGCCAGACAGGCTAATCTTGAGAAGG CTGCAAGCTTCAGGGTCTTCCAGAAGGCAGGGGACAAATATTTAGTGTCCAATGGAGTGCTGGGGAGTTTCGATGAAGGTTTGAAGTTCTGCAACAACGTTGGTGCGACGCTGGTCATGCCAAGGAATGATGTGGAGAACCAAGCGCTTTCCAAATTCATTGTTGGTGCTTCTTATGGTTTCCTGGGAGCAACAGACAGGAAAACAGAGGGTGTTTGGGTAGATTTGAATGACGAGCCACTGACATATCTGGACTGGCACAGTGGGGAACCAAACAGTGGAGGTAATGGTATAGAAGACTGTATTGCAACAACCACCTCTGGACCTTGA
- the LOC124008543 gene encoding uncharacterized protein LOC124008543 — MGGLTLTLLLLCLSGTLSEDAVEDNLNDIMVQIQPEQGQDVENEYKTHNQHAEQDQDIESEVIIKQNQAPSLAESNGSCQPDMCNLLRHLGAMEARLTTAENQVEELSNMEAIVALLQRETGFQAAQLRVMDTKLSTSESLMKSMKRENDVQERKLQVLSFRVNATEFRVEQQQILLDELRRQSEDGTKIAFTAALGGDGHIPPSERETNLAFSNVFTNVGNAYNPGSGVFSAPVKGVYYFSFSSFANSQHNVCVSLFRNNVRMLSACDHHSEHDSSDSSGNGGTLHLEQGDHVYMTLHAHSHIFADFQNRSTFRGFLLFRT, encoded by the exons ATGGGGGGACTGACTCTGACCCTGCTGCTGCTGTGTCTGTCTGGGACTCTCAGTGAAGATGCTGTAGAAGACAACCTCAATGACATCATGGTACAGATTCAGCCTGAACAGGGACAGGACGTAGAGAATGAATACAAGACTCACAACCAACACGCTGAACAGGACCAGGACATAGAAAGTGAAGTTATTATCAAACAGAATCAAGCACCATCCCTAGCAGAGTCAAACGGTAGCTGCCAGCCAGACATGTGTAACCTTCTTAGGCATCTGGGAGCCATGGAGGCCAGACTGACCACTGCAGAGAACCAGGTGGAAGAATTGAGTAACATGGAGGCTATTGTTGCTCTTCTACAGAGAGAAACTGGAT TTCAAGCAGCCCAGCTCAGAGTCATGGACACCAAGCTGAGCACCAGTGAGAGCCTGATGAAGAgcatgaagagagagaatgacg TACAGGAGAGGAAGCTTCAAGTATTGTCATTTAGAGTCAACGCCACTGAGTTCAGAGTGGAGCAACAGCAAATCCTGCTGGACGAACtgaggagacagagtgaag ACGGAACAAAGATTGCTTTTACGGCAGCACTAGGAGGAGATGGCCATATACCGccctctgagagagagaccaacttGGCATTCAGCAATGTCTTCACAAACGTTGGCAATGCTTACAACCCTGGATCAG GTGTCTTCAGTGCGCCAGTGAAAGGAGTCTACTACTTCAGCTTCTCATCATTTGCCAATAGCCAGCACAACGTCTGTGTAAGTCTGTTTAGGAATAATGTACGCATGTTGTCTGCGTGTGATCATCATTCAGAGCATGACAGCTCTGATAGCTCTGGTAATGGAGGGACACTACATCTAGAACAGGGAGACCATGTCTACATGACTCTTCATGCTCATTCACACATATTTGCAGACTTCCAAAACCGCAGCACATTCAGGGGCTTCCTGCTTTTCAGAACATAA